From one Rhodamnia argentea isolate NSW1041297 chromosome 1, ASM2092103v1, whole genome shotgun sequence genomic stretch:
- the LOC115727459 gene encoding uncharacterized protein LOC115727459 yields the protein MKAKNSAEGQSSIHLDIPQLQKENETIISPATIFEPQTSDGRREGSSGNSVSPALPAVSAPEKKLTLFALHLAVLEKAATGLGTLGFIWATVVLLGGFADSLDKTDFPLITIILLIEGARIFSRSHELVWQHQSTWSIDDARISSFRELRSSARAPVESVKEDMSSPVSPATRKQSQHIRDISETTDATDVREQKLKQKPTRIWTSSEVPIVPYAGCFFHSRNVSKILYWLQLLSAIACVVLSLMKLIKHNFGELAEGDTDKRNMEAALYIFYALALAEALVVLTERVYWEWKVVICKLLEGVNEERDLGASGMIATRRFFYDSYSRCINGSIFDGLGMDMVTFAKDLLFSNSPDEQLMGARILHRISTKELFSDDALQKIGTTLPVIERLVEILNWKDPQEEEIRLSAAEIVSKLAGKKQNSLRVAGIPGAMESISSLLQTNRSPSSAADEIGKKKIIFDHEGYGYWAFNNLGLLILKKLARDHDNCEKIGNTRGLLSKIVDFTRADEITLKDSSVTTSQVLNVKRSLQLMKRLASTTGTTEKNIPREISEIVFTISNIRDVLRHGEKRLELQKLGIEILTSLALEDDASERIRETGGVLKELLKIFFQQGVPEEQRDVRIVAGEALAMLAFESKSNCHRILKLNVVQRLVEALEIPLLRVNAGRILRNLCTYSGPESSNQLEGVTAAAPIVLNAILSEEGKLQEVMVGLAAHVFKFMTAEESTAVYRRAGFREAELACALVEILRSHRNPHIKVPSMRRFAIELAICMMRDKSTNVQIFRDLGMEEELEGVLDTTSELESFNFFSGTIGLSRHSTTIHSLVEAALMLLKNRFDQPLHY from the exons atgaaggccaagaactCCGCTGAAGGTCAAAGCAGCATTCATCTGGATATTCCTCAGCTtcagaaggaaaatgaaaccatCATTTCACCCGCCACAATCTTTGAGCCGCAAACTAGTGATGGTAGGAGAGAAGGAAGCAGCGGAAACTCTGTTTCCCCTGCGCTGCCAGCTGTTTCAGCCCCCGAGAAAAAGCTGACTCTGTTTGCTCTCCACCTTGCGGTTCTCGAAAAAGCAGCCACTGGCCTGGGAACCCTTGGTTTCATCTGGGCGACGGTTGTGCTCTTGGGGGGCTTTGCCGATTCCCTAGACAAAACCGACTTCCCGCTCATCACcatcattttattaattgaaggTGCTCGAATATTCAGCAGGAGTCATGAGCTGGTATGGCAACACCAGTCCACATGGTCAATAGATGATGCCAGAATTAGCAGCTTCCGAGAGCTAAGATCGAGCGCTAGAGCTCCAGTTGAATCCGTGAAGGAGGATATGTCGAGCCCCGTAAGCCCTGCTACGAGGAAGCAAAGTCAACACATCAGGGATATTTCCGAAACTACAGATGCGACAGATGTTAGAGAGCAGAAATTGAAACAGAAGCCAACCCGGATTTGGACTTCTTCTGAAGTTCCTATTGTACCTTATGCAGGGTGCTTTTTCCATTCGAGAAACGTCAGCAAGATTCTCTATTGGCTCCAGCTCTTGTCTGCAATTGCCTGCGTCGTGCTCTCATTGATGAAGCTCATCAAGCATAATTTTGGTGAGCTAGCTGAAGGAGACACTGACAAGAGGAACATGGAAGCTGCTCTGTATATCTTTTATGCCTTGGCTTTGGCAGAAGCTCTGGTCGTCCTGACAGAGAGAGTTTACTGGGAGTGGAAGGTTGTCATCTGTAAGCTTCTCGAAGGGGTGAATGAGGAACGTGATCTGGGGGCATCAGGTATGATCGCGACTCGGAGATTTTTCTACGACTCCTATTCGAGATGTATTAATGGGAGCATTTTTGATGGCCTGGGAATGGATATGGTGACTTTTGCGAAGGATCTCTTATTTTCAAACTCACCAGACGAGCAGCTCATGGGAGCCAGGATTCTTCATCGAATTTCTACAAAAGAACTGTTTTCAGATGACGCGCTTCAGAAGATAGGAACAACTCTGCCAGTTATAGAGAGACTGGTGGAGATCTTAAACTGGAAAGACCCACAAGAGGAAGAAATCAGGCTATCAGCTGCAGAAATAGTTTCCAAATTAGCCGGGAAAAAGCAAAACTCCCTTCGTGTCGCTGGTATACCCGGGGCAATGGAATCGATATCATCTCTTCTCCAGACAAACAGAAGCCCCAGTTCTGCAGCGGACgaaattggcaaaaagaaaatcatctttgACCATGAAGGCTATGGCTACTGGGCTTTCAATAATTTGGGACTTCTCATTCTGAAGAAACTAGCCCGGGATCATGATAACTGCGAAAAAATTGGAAACACAAGGGGCCTTCTATCTAAAATCGTAGATTTCACTCGTGCTGATGAAATAACATTGAAGGACTCAAGTGTCACCACATCGCAGGTTTTGAATGTTAAAAGGTCCTTACAGCTTATGAAGAGGCTGGCAAGCACAACGGGTACCACCGAGAAAAATATTCCGAGAGAGATCTCTGAGATAGTCTTCACCATAAGCAACATAAGAGATGTTCTACGACACGGAGAGAAGCGACTGGAACTGCAGAAACTAGGTATTGAGATCCTTACCAGTTTGGCACTAGAAGACGATGCCTCGGAGCGAATAAGAGAGACCGGTGGAGTTCTGAAAGAACTGTTAAAGATATTCTTCCAACAAGGAGTACCGGAAGAACAAAGGGATGTGAGGATCGTGGCCGGAGAAGCCCTGGCAATGCTGGCTTTCGAAAGCAAGAGCAACTGTCATCGAATCTTGAAGTTAAATGTAGTGCAGAGGCTCGTAGAAGCATTGGAGATTCCGCTTCTTCGTGTTAATGCTGGAAGAATTTTGAGGAATCTGTGCACTTACAGTGGACCAGAGTCCTCCAACCAGCTAGAGGGAGTAACAGCAGCAGCACCAATA GTTCTCAATGCAATCTTATCAGAAGAAGGCAAACTACAAGAGGTAATGGTTGGGCTAGCGGCACATGTTTTCAAGTTCATGACAGCAGAAGAATCCACTGCCGTCTACAGGAGGGCAGGGTTTAGAGAAGCCGAATTAGCTTGCGCTTTGGTCGAGATCCTGAGGAGCCACCGGAACCCACACATAAAGGTGCCGAGCATGAGAAGGTTTGCTATCGAGCTGGCAATCTGCATGATGAGGGACAAATCGACTAATGTGCAGATCTTCAGGGATTTGGGCATGGAGGAGGAGCTTGAAGGGGTCTTGGATACGACATCAGAGCTAGAGAGCTTCAATTTTTTCTCTGGCACCATTGGACTAAGCAGGCACAGCACGACCATTCACTCACTTGTTGAGGCCGCACTTATGCTGCTGAAGAACAGGTTTGATCAACCGCTACATTACTAA